The DNA region CCGGCCACGGGCGAGAATGGGGGTCGGGAACGGACATTTCCGCCGTCGCTGCCCAGTTAGGCGAGTGGCCAACTGAAGGAAAGCAGGACGAGGTGCGAGGGCGGCGCGGTGGCTCCGGCGCCCCTCGGATGCTGTGGcggccgcggctcgcgcccgggTACCGCAAAGGCGACCTGCCGCATTCCCGCTCGGGCTCTCCGCCGACTCAGCACCGCCCCTGCGCCAAGCCGGCTGGCCAGGTAGGGGGTTCCCCGGTCCGGGGCTTCAGAAGTGGGGCTTGGGGCGGCGGGTGAGGGGAGCCGGGGGCGCGGGGATGCTGCCTGGACCTGGAGCTCCGCCAGCGTCTCTGGGCGCTTTTCCGATCTCTAGTTTAACGAAGTTGTAAACAGATCGGCTGTTGGGCATTGGGGAAAGTGGGATGGAGGAGCCCCAAACTTGGATTTCGGGTGTCTGCGTGTGTCTGTCTGCGTGTCTGTGATATAACCCTAGCAAAAGTCTCGTGCTTTCTCAAAAAGCTAGAGGTCTGTGCTCTTCCGTGTCTGTGGGTCCGTCCCATATGAACGCTTCTGATCTTCTGCCCCCGTATCACTTTCTATTTCTCTGCAGCGTCCATCGATTGCCCCGGTGGGAGCTTAGAAGGCGGCAGGCGAAGAGGGCTAGCAGGGGGGAGAGCCGAGGAGAAGCAGAGGGGGTGGCAGGCGAGGGCATCTGCCGAGCTGGCTCTGCCCCGGGTCCTAGGAGGGCTCGCGGAGGGGAAGGGAGGCCAGGGCGGCCCCCAAGCGGTGGCCCGGGCCGCTAGAACGGCGCTGCGTTAAGGCACCTCGGAGCAGGAAGAAACACCAACCCTCCTCCCATCGCCACccccagtccccccacccccaccccagtccccaccccgccccggagAAAAGCTGCACCCGGGGCGGCAGGCGAGGGGGACTCCAAACTGAGAAACAGGCGGGGGGGTGGAGACGGTCTCCAAGTGGCAGATCCCTCCACCTGCTGGCTCGGAAGCCCCGCCCCCTGAGCTCGGGGGAGCCGCGCACGCAGGTGGGGGGGGCGCGCgggtccccccccaccccgcctccctcgcccctccccgccccgggcCCGCCCCGGgtctcccgccgccgccgccgccgccgccgccccctgcCTCCACCATGACGGTGATGTCGGGAGAGAACGTGGACGAGGCTTCGGCCGCCCCGGGCCACCCCCAGGACGGCAGCTACCCGCGGCCGGCCGAGCACGACGACCACGAGTGCTGCGAGCGCGTGGTCATCAACATCTCCGGGCTGCGCTTCGAGACGCAGCTCAAGACGCTGGCGCAGTTCCCCAACACGCTGCTGGGCAACCCTAAGAAACGCATGCGCTACTTCGACCCGCTGAGGAACGAGTACTTCTTCGACCGCAACCGGCCCAGCTTCGACGCCATCCTCTACTACTACCAGTCGGGGGGCCGGCTGCGGAGGCCGGTCAACGTGCCGCTGGACATGTTCTCCGAAGAGATCAAGTTTTACGAGCTGGGCGAGGAGGCCATGGAGAAGTTCCGGGAGGACGAGGGCTTCATCAAGGAAGAGGAGCGCCCCCTGCCCGACAAGGAGTACCAGCGCCAGGTGTGGCTGCTGTTCGAGTACCCCGAGAGCTCGGGGCCCGCCCGGGTCATCGCCATCGTCTCCGTCATGGTCATCCTCATCTCCATCGTCATCTTTTGTCTGGAGACGCTGCCCGAGTTGAAGGATGACAAGGACTTCACGGGCACCGTCCACCGCCTCGACAACACCACGGTGGTCTACAGCGTCAACATCTTCACGGACCCCTTCTTCATCGTGGAAACCCTGTGCATCATCTGGTTCTCCTTCGAGCTGGTGGTGCGCTTCTTCGCCTGCCCCAGCAAGACGGACTTCTTCAAAAACATCATGAACTTCATCGACATCGTGGCCATCATCCCCTACTTCATCACCCTGGGCACCGAGATAGCTGAGCAGGAGGGGAACCAGAAGGGCGAGCAGGCCACGTCGCTGGCCATCCTCAGGGTCATCCGGTTGGTAAGGGTTTTTAGAATCTTCAAACTCTCCCGCCACTCTAAGGGCCTCCAGATCCTGGGCCAGACCCTCAAAGCCAGTATGAGAGAGCTAGGGCtgcttatctttttccttttcatcggGGTCATACTGTTTTCTAGCGCAGTGTACTTTGCCGAGGCGGAAGAAGCTGAGTCGCACTTTTCCAGTATCCCCGACGCTTTCTGGTGGGCGGTGGTGTCCATGACCACCGTGGGATACGGTGACATGTACCCTGTGACAATTGGAGGCAAGATCGTGGGCTCCTTGTGTGCCATCGCCGGTGTGCTGACAATTGCCCTGCCCGTACCTGTCATTGTGTCCAATTTCAACTATTTCTACCACCGAGAAACCGAGGGGGAAgagcaggctcagttgctccacgtcaGCGCCCCTAATTTAGCCTCTGACAGTGACCTCAGTCGGCGCAGCTCCTCCACCATCAGCAAATCTGAGTACATGGAGATCGAAGAGGATATGAATAATAGCATAGCCCACTTTAGACAGGCCAATGTCAGAACTGGTAATTGCACCGCAGCTGACCAAAACTGCGTTAATAAGAGCAAGCTACTGACTGATGTTTAAAAAGCCAAAAGCAAAGAAACTAAAAAGCCCCCACTTAGCAGCTTGAAAGACTTAAaacaccaaaccaaaccaaacccccAGTGACCCAGGTCACTCGTTGTAGATACTTCACTAAATAGTCTTTGAATGCTCTCTCGAACTGTCAGTGCATTGTTGCATTGCCAATGTTGGGGGGTGGCAAACCCGAAGCCTTCAGGAGCCATGAAAAGAGAAACTATTTGCATtgtattaaaaaatgggaaaagagggTGTATTTTCTAAACCTGGTTTAAAATCACTCAGTCCGTGAACTTGTCTAGGTAAAATAAGGTTCATGTGCTTCCCCGTTTTTAATCCGTGGTggcttctttaaatttttttttttcctttagctaAGAATCAGATGATCgcttagaaatataaaattaaaatttgcatGGGACTCCGATATGAAATCCTGGCAAACTGCACAGCGCATTTTAAGATGGTGCATCAGACGTATTACGCGTAACATGATACACCAGCCGAAACGGGCAACGAACAGATGTTTTTACTTTGATCAACCGAACTGCATATtccaaggtgaaaaaaaaaaattacttaagacTGGTTCACCAAGCACCTTAGAAATCTGATACTGGGCCTGGTCTGTAGGGATTCTTCCCTCTGCCCCCTTTCCTTCTGATTCAAACTCTTCTCTAAGAAAAAATGATCACTGAATGCAATTCATTGATCCATCTGCAGTGCTGCTACGATTCTCAACTGCAGATGCGCCCAATGGGTCTTTTCTCACCAGTCCTGCACCCTGAAcc from Pseudorca crassidens isolate mPseCra1 chromosome 11, mPseCra1.hap1, whole genome shotgun sequence includes:
- the KCNA1 gene encoding potassium voltage-gated channel subfamily A member 1; the protein is MTVMSGENVDEASAAPGHPQDGSYPRPAEHDDHECCERVVINISGLRFETQLKTLAQFPNTLLGNPKKRMRYFDPLRNEYFFDRNRPSFDAILYYYQSGGRLRRPVNVPLDMFSEEIKFYELGEEAMEKFREDEGFIKEEERPLPDKEYQRQVWLLFEYPESSGPARVIAIVSVMVILISIVIFCLETLPELKDDKDFTGTVHRLDNTTVVYSVNIFTDPFFIVETLCIIWFSFELVVRFFACPSKTDFFKNIMNFIDIVAIIPYFITLGTEIAEQEGNQKGEQATSLAILRVIRLVRVFRIFKLSRHSKGLQILGQTLKASMRELGLLIFFLFIGVILFSSAVYFAEAEEAESHFSSIPDAFWWAVVSMTTVGYGDMYPVTIGGKIVGSLCAIAGVLTIALPVPVIVSNFNYFYHRETEGEEQAQLLHVSAPNLASDSDLSRRSSSTISKSEYMEIEEDMNNSIAHFRQANVRTGNCTAADQNCVNKSKLLTDV